A part of Streptomyces sp. DSM 40750 genomic DNA contains:
- a CDS encoding DUF58 domain-containing protein — translation MAPTGRAALLAALGTLPVGIWEPSWTGILAVNAPLALACACDYALAAPVRRLGLTRSGDTSVRLGETADVTLTVTNPSNRPLRAHLRDAWPPSSWLTGTEVAASRHRLTVPPGERRRVTTRLRPTRRGDRQADKVTVRSYGPLGLFARQGSHKVPWTVRVLPPFNSRKHLPSKLARLRELDGRTSLLTRGEGTEFDSLREYIPGDDTRSIDWRATARQSSVAVRTWRPERDRHILLVLDTGRTSAGRVGDAPRLDASMDAALLLAALASRAGDRVDLLAYDRRVRALVQGRTAGDVLPSLVNAMAPLEPELVETDARGLTATALRTASRRALIVLLTTLDAAPVEQGLLPVLSRLTQRHTLLVASVADPHIARMANSRGTTEAVYEAAAAAQAQSDRHRTAEQLRRHGVTVVDATPENLAPALADAYLALKAAGRL, via the coding sequence ATGGCCCCCACTGGACGCGCCGCACTCCTCGCGGCCCTCGGCACCCTCCCCGTAGGCATCTGGGAACCCAGCTGGACGGGCATCCTCGCCGTGAACGCCCCCTTGGCCCTGGCGTGCGCCTGCGACTACGCCCTCGCCGCCCCCGTGCGCCGCCTGGGCCTCACGCGCTCCGGCGACACCTCCGTACGTCTGGGCGAAACCGCGGACGTCACCCTCACGGTCACCAACCCCTCCAACCGCCCTCTGCGCGCCCACCTCCGCGACGCCTGGCCCCCCAGCAGTTGGCTCACCGGCACCGAAGTGGCCGCATCCCGCCACCGCCTCACGGTCCCCCCGGGCGAACGCCGCCGCGTCACCACGCGCCTGCGCCCCACCCGCAGAGGCGACCGCCAAGCCGACAAAGTCACGGTCCGCTCGTACGGCCCCCTCGGCCTCTTCGCCCGCCAGGGCAGCCACAAGGTCCCCTGGACCGTACGCGTGCTCCCGCCGTTCAACAGCCGCAAGCACCTGCCCTCCAAGCTGGCCCGTCTGCGCGAACTCGATGGCCGCACCAGCCTCCTGACGCGCGGCGAGGGCACGGAGTTCGACAGCCTCCGCGAGTACATCCCCGGCGACGACACCCGCTCCATCGACTGGCGCGCCACGGCCCGCCAGTCCTCGGTCGCGGTACGCACCTGGCGCCCCGAACGTGACCGCCACATCCTTCTCGTCCTGGACACCGGCCGCACCTCCGCGGGCCGCGTGGGCGACGCCCCCCGCCTCGACGCCTCCATGGACGCCGCGCTCCTCCTGGCCGCCCTCGCCTCCCGCGCCGGCGACCGCGTGGACCTCCTGGCCTACGACCGCCGCGTACGAGCTCTCGTCCAGGGCCGCACAGCCGGCGACGTCCTCCCGTCCCTGGTCAACGCGATGGCTCCCCTCGAACCCGAGCTCGTCGAAACGGACGCCCGCGGCCTCACGGCCACCGCACTCCGTACGGCCTCCCGCCGCGCCCTGATCGTCCTCCTCACGACCCTCGACGCGGCGCCCGTCGAACAGGGCCTGCTCCCCGTCCTGTCCCGCCTCACCCAACGTCATACGCTTCTGGTGGCCTCGGTCGCTGACCCGCATATCGCCCGTATGGCCAACTCCCGAGGCACCACAGAAGCCGTCTACGAGGCCGCAGCAGCCGCCCAGGCCCAATCAGACCGCCACCGCACCGCCGAACAACTCCGCCGGCACGGCGTCACAGTCGTCGATGCGACTCCGGAGAACCTGGCGCCGGCCTTGGCCGATGCCTATCTGGCCCTGAAGGCAGCAGGCCGCCTCTAA
- a CDS encoding stage II sporulation protein M, with translation MDLDVFVSAHRAEWDRLDALLRRQRRLNGAEVDELVALYQRTATHLSLIQSSAPDPQLTGRLSQLVARARSAVTGNRRASWRDVTRFLTHGFPAAVYRSRHWWVPTALLSTLVAVLLGWWIGAHPEVQATIAAPDDLREMTRPGGQYETYYSSHPAASFAAQVWTNNAQAAAMCLVLGIFLGLPVLWILLLNMLNLGVGIGLMSSAGRLDVFLGLILPHGLLELTAVFVAAGTGLRLGWTVIDPGPRTRRSALAEEGRAALGMAIGLALVLFVSGAIEGFVTPSGLPTWARITIGVLAELAFLAYVYVLGGRAVRAGDTGDVEEHERSAAVPTAA, from the coding sequence ATGGACCTCGATGTCTTCGTGTCCGCCCATCGCGCCGAGTGGGACCGCCTGGACGCCCTGCTCCGCCGCCAGCGCCGCCTCAACGGCGCCGAGGTCGACGAACTCGTCGCCCTCTACCAGCGCACCGCCACCCACCTCTCGCTGATCCAGTCCAGCGCCCCGGACCCCCAGCTCACCGGCCGCCTCAGCCAACTGGTGGCACGCGCGCGCAGTGCCGTGACAGGAAACCGACGCGCCTCCTGGCGCGACGTCACGCGCTTCCTGACCCATGGATTCCCGGCCGCGGTGTACCGCTCCCGCCACTGGTGGGTCCCCACAGCACTCCTCTCCACGCTCGTCGCCGTCCTCCTGGGGTGGTGGATCGGCGCCCATCCTGAGGTCCAGGCCACCATCGCGGCCCCCGACGACCTCCGCGAGATGACCCGTCCCGGCGGCCAGTACGAGACGTACTACTCCAGCCATCCCGCCGCCTCCTTTGCCGCCCAGGTATGGACGAACAACGCACAGGCCGCCGCGATGTGCCTCGTCCTGGGCATCTTCCTGGGCCTGCCGGTCCTCTGGATCCTGCTGCTGAACATGCTCAACCTCGGCGTGGGCATCGGCCTGATGTCCTCGGCCGGCCGCCTCGACGTCTTCCTCGGCCTGATACTCCCGCACGGCCTCCTGGAACTGACCGCTGTCTTCGTGGCCGCCGGCACGGGCCTACGCCTCGGCTGGACCGTCATCGATCCCGGTCCCCGTACCCGACGTTCGGCCCTGGCCGAGGAAGGGAGAGCCGCCCTCGGCATGGCGATAGGCCTGGCGCTGGTCCTCTTCGTCTCCGGCGCCATCGAAGGCTTCGTCACCCCGTCCGGCCTGCCCACCTGGGCCCGCATCACCATCGGCGTCCTCGCCGAGCTCGCCTTCCTCGCCTACGTCTATGTCCTGGGCGGACGCGCCGTCCGAGCCGGCGACACGGGTGACGTCGAGGAGCACGAACGCAGCGCTGCGGTCCCTACGGCCGCCTGA
- a CDS encoding RDD family protein produces MSELVTGEAVALELRPAKLPSRALAVLVDLIVAMVVYFAVVLILVLATAGLDEAAQMAISIASFLLVLVGGPIAVETLSHGRSLGKLACGLRVVRDDGGPIRFRHALVRGAVGVVEILMTFGVVACIASLVSARGRRLGDVFAGTLVVRERVPAGQTAFMPPPPPWLVGRFSGLDLSAVPDGLWLAIRQYLTRMRQLDPHVGAAMAERLASDLAARTGAPAPHGVPPGAYLAAVVHERQAREARQAFGGAGAVGRGAPVGGSGWGGPMARPSMPQPPVAPAYARPEGFVGQAPPADPSGYVPPVGAAGVPGAGASDATAPGASEAPQEPLGPPAERPGTGFAPPA; encoded by the coding sequence GTGAGTGAGCTAGTGACAGGTGAGGCGGTGGCGCTGGAGCTGCGTCCCGCGAAGCTGCCGAGCCGGGCGCTGGCCGTGTTGGTCGACCTGATCGTGGCCATGGTCGTCTACTTCGCGGTGGTCCTGATCCTGGTGCTGGCGACGGCCGGTCTCGACGAGGCCGCGCAGATGGCGATATCCATCGCGAGCTTCCTGCTCGTACTGGTGGGCGGGCCCATCGCGGTGGAGACGCTGAGCCATGGCCGTTCGCTGGGGAAGCTGGCTTGCGGGCTGCGGGTGGTGCGGGACGACGGCGGGCCGATCCGGTTCCGGCACGCGCTGGTGCGCGGTGCGGTCGGGGTGGTCGAGATCCTGATGACGTTCGGGGTCGTCGCGTGCATCGCCTCGCTCGTGTCGGCGCGGGGGCGGCGGCTGGGTGACGTGTTCGCGGGGACGCTGGTCGTGCGGGAGCGGGTGCCGGCCGGGCAGACGGCGTTCATGCCGCCCCCGCCGCCCTGGCTGGTCGGGCGATTCTCCGGGCTCGACCTGTCCGCCGTTCCGGACGGGCTGTGGCTGGCCATCCGCCAGTACCTGACGCGCATGCGGCAGCTGGACCCGCATGTCGGCGCTGCCATGGCGGAACGTCTCGCCTCGGACCTCGCGGCGCGTACGGGGGCGCCGGCGCCGCACGGAGTGCCCCCGGGCGCGTATCTGGCGGCCGTGGTGCATGAGCGGCAGGCTCGGGAGGCTCGCCAGGCGTTCGGGGGCGCGGGGGCAGTCGGGCGGGGAGCGCCGGTCGGTGGTTCCGGGTGGGGTGGTCCGATGGCTCGGCCCTCGATGCCTCAGCCTCCGGTGGCCCCGGCGTATGCGCGGCCTGAGGGTTTTGTGGGACAGGCGCCGCCTGCCGATCCCTCGGGATATGTGCCACCTGTGGGAGCCGCCGGCGTACCCGGGGCTGGTGCTTCCGACGCGACGGCTCCGGGCGCTTCCGAGGCGCCGCAGGAGCCACTGGGGCCGCCTGCCGAGCGGCCGGGCACCGGGTTCGCGCCGCCCGCGTAA
- the ahcY gene encoding adenosylhomocysteinase — MTTVDNRQDFKVADLSLAEFGRKEITLAEHEMPGLMAIREEYAAAQPLAGARVTGSLHMTVQTAVLIETLAALGAQVRWASCNIFSTQDHAAAAIAVGPNGTVDNPQGVPVFAWKGETLEEYWWCTEQALTWPDSPTGGPNMILDDGGDATLLVHKGVEYEKAGKVPSVDTAESDEHRVILELLHRTITDGSQKWTQLASEIRGVTEETTTGVHRLYEMQRDGDLLFPAINVNDAVTKSKFDNKYGCRHSLIDGINRATDVLIGGKTAVVFGYGDVGKGCAESLRGQGARVIVTEIDPICALQAAMDGYQVATLDDVVDKADIFITTTGNKDIIMAADMAKMKHQAIVGNIGHFDNEIDMAGLAKIPGIVKDEVKPQVHTWKFPDGKVLIVLSEGRLLNLGNATGHPSFVMSNSFADQTLAQIELFTKQSEYPIGVYTLPKHLDEKVARLHLDALGVKLTTLRPEQAAYIGVDVEGPYKPDHYRY; from the coding sequence ATGACGACTGTCGACAACCGGCAGGACTTCAAGGTCGCCGACCTCTCCCTGGCCGAGTTCGGCCGCAAGGAGATCACCCTCGCCGAGCACGAGATGCCCGGCCTGATGGCGATCCGCGAGGAGTACGCCGCGGCGCAGCCCCTCGCCGGCGCCCGCGTCACCGGCTCCCTGCACATGACCGTGCAGACCGCCGTCCTCATCGAGACCCTGGCCGCCCTCGGCGCCCAGGTCCGCTGGGCCTCCTGCAACATCTTCTCCACCCAGGACCACGCCGCCGCCGCCATCGCGGTCGGCCCGAACGGCACGGTGGACAACCCGCAGGGCGTCCCGGTCTTCGCCTGGAAGGGCGAGACCCTGGAGGAGTACTGGTGGTGCACCGAGCAGGCGCTGACCTGGCCGGACAGCCCCACCGGCGGCCCCAACATGATCCTCGACGACGGCGGTGACGCCACCCTCCTCGTCCACAAGGGCGTCGAGTACGAGAAGGCCGGCAAGGTCCCTTCCGTCGACACCGCCGAGTCCGACGAGCACCGCGTCATCCTCGAACTCCTGCACCGCACCATCACCGACGGCTCCCAGAAGTGGACCCAGCTCGCCTCGGAGATCCGCGGCGTCACCGAGGAGACCACCACCGGTGTCCACCGCCTGTACGAGATGCAGCGCGACGGCGACCTCCTCTTCCCGGCGATCAACGTGAACGACGCCGTCACCAAGTCGAAGTTCGACAACAAGTACGGCTGCCGCCACTCCCTGATCGACGGCATCAACCGCGCCACCGATGTCCTCATCGGCGGCAAGACCGCGGTCGTCTTCGGTTACGGCGACGTGGGCAAGGGCTGCGCGGAGTCCCTGCGCGGACAGGGCGCCCGTGTGATCGTCACCGAGATCGACCCGATCTGCGCGCTCCAGGCCGCGATGGACGGCTACCAGGTCGCGACCCTCGACGACGTCGTCGACAAGGCCGACATCTTCATCACCACGACCGGCAACAAGGACATCATCATGGCCGCCGACATGGCCAAGATGAAGCACCAGGCCATCGTCGGCAACATCGGCCACTTCGACAACGAGATCGACATGGCCGGCCTCGCGAAGATCCCCGGCATCGTCAAGGACGAGGTCAAGCCGCAGGTCCACACCTGGAAGTTTCCCGACGGCAAGGTCCTCATCGTCCTGTCCGAGGGCCGTCTGCTGAACCTGGGCAACGCCACCGGTCACCCGTCGTTCGTGATGTCCAACTCCTTCGCGGACCAGACCCTGGCCCAGATCGAGCTGTTCACCAAGCAGTCCGAGTACCCGATCGGCGTCTACACGCTGCCCAAGCACCTCGACGAGAAGGTCGCCCGCCTCCACCTCGACGCGCTCGGTGTGAAGCTCACGACGCTCCGCCCCGAGCAGGCCGCGTACATCGGCGTAGACGTCGAGGGCCCGTACAAGCCGGACCACTACCGCTACTGA
- a CDS encoding cation diffusion facilitator family transporter, with product MSASGGTKAIVAALAANLAIAVAKFVAFLFSHSSSMLAESVHSLADSGNQALLLLGGKKAKREATPQHPFGYGRERYIYAFLVSIVLFSVGGMFALYEGYEKIKHPHEIENWYWPVGVLVFAIIAESFSFRTAIKESNVLRGKKSWTEFVRHAKAPELPVVLLEDLGALVGLILALGGVGLALLTGDGIWDGIGTLCIGVLLILIAIILAAETKSLLLGESAGAEDVEKIAKAVVDGDTVTSVIHMRTLHLGPEELLVAAKIAVQHDDTAAEVASAINAAEARIREAVPIARVIYLEPDIYSEAEAAKGADPDAAPGGPAPTAEH from the coding sequence ATGAGCGCGTCAGGCGGCACCAAGGCGATCGTGGCGGCACTCGCCGCCAACCTCGCGATCGCGGTAGCGAAGTTCGTGGCGTTCCTCTTCAGCCACTCGTCGTCGATGCTCGCCGAGTCCGTGCACTCGCTCGCCGACTCCGGCAACCAGGCCCTCCTGCTCCTGGGCGGCAAGAAGGCCAAGCGCGAGGCGACCCCGCAACACCCCTTCGGCTACGGCCGCGAGCGCTACATCTACGCCTTCCTCGTCTCCATCGTCCTCTTCTCCGTCGGCGGCATGTTCGCCCTCTACGAGGGCTACGAGAAGATCAAGCACCCGCACGAGATCGAGAACTGGTACTGGCCGGTCGGCGTCCTCGTCTTCGCGATCATCGCCGAGTCGTTCTCCTTCCGGACCGCCATCAAGGAATCCAACGTCCTGCGTGGCAAGAAGTCCTGGACCGAGTTCGTCCGCCACGCCAAGGCCCCCGAGCTGCCGGTCGTCCTCCTGGAGGACCTCGGCGCCCTCGTCGGTCTGATCCTCGCCCTCGGTGGCGTCGGCCTCGCCCTGCTCACCGGCGACGGCATCTGGGACGGCATCGGCACCCTCTGCATCGGCGTCCTGCTCATCCTGATCGCGATCATCCTCGCCGCCGAGACCAAGTCCCTGCTCCTCGGCGAGTCCGCGGGTGCCGAGGACGTCGAGAAGATCGCGAAGGCCGTCGTCGACGGCGACACCGTCACCAGCGTCATCCACATGCGCACCCTCCACCTCGGCCCCGAGGAACTCCTCGTCGCCGCCAAGATCGCCGTCCAGCACGACGACACGGCCGCCGAGGTGGCCTCCGCCATCAACGCCGCCGAGGCCCGCATCCGCGAGGCCGTCCCGATCGCCCGCGTCATCTACCTGGAGCCCGACATCTACAGCGAGGCGGAGGCCGCCAAGGGCGCCGACCCCGATGCCGCCCCCGGCGGCCCGGCCCCCACCGCCGAGCACTGA
- the manA gene encoding mannose-6-phosphate isomerase, class I, translating into MDRLDNTVRPYAWGSTTAIPQLLGVAPTGEPQAEMWMGAHPGAPSRTGRGPLTEVIDEAAERELGSRTVAKFGPRLPFLLKLLAAGAPLSLQVHPNLEQAREGYEDEERRGIPIDAGHRNYKDANHKPELICALTEFDGLCGFRDPLQAADLLAALDVDSLKPYVDLLHAHPEEAALREVLTAVLGADPEEMTHTVTEAAAACARLGGAYAPYADIAHHYPGDPGVIAAMLLNHVRLQPGEALFLGAGIPHAYLNGLGVEIMANSDNVLRCGLTPKHVDVPELLRIVRFEATDPGVLRPEASPDGEEVYETPIDEFRLSRYVLPEATAPHDLTRATPQILLCTAGSVRAGEHTLAPGESVFVPADDKALVSGPGTLFRATVVA; encoded by the coding sequence ATGGACCGCCTCGACAACACCGTCCGCCCCTACGCCTGGGGCTCGACCACCGCCATCCCCCAGCTCCTCGGCGTGGCACCCACCGGCGAGCCGCAGGCGGAGATGTGGATGGGTGCCCACCCCGGCGCACCCTCGCGTACCGGGCGCGGCCCCCTCACCGAGGTGATCGACGAGGCTGCGGAACGTGAGTTGGGATCTCGAACCGTCGCCAAGTTCGGCCCCCGCCTCCCGTTCCTCCTGAAGCTCCTCGCCGCCGGCGCGCCCCTCTCCCTCCAGGTTCACCCCAACCTCGAACAGGCCAGGGAGGGGTACGAGGACGAGGAGCGCCGGGGCATCCCGATCGACGCGGGCCACCGCAACTACAAGGACGCCAACCACAAGCCCGAACTGATCTGCGCCCTCACGGAGTTCGACGGCCTGTGCGGTTTCCGCGACCCGCTCCAGGCCGCCGACCTGCTCGCCGCCCTCGATGTCGACTCCCTCAAGCCGTACGTCGACCTCCTGCACGCCCACCCCGAAGAGGCCGCCCTGCGCGAGGTGCTGACCGCCGTCCTGGGCGCCGACCCGGAGGAGATGACCCACACGGTCACCGAGGCCGCGGCCGCCTGCGCCCGCCTCGGCGGCGCCTACGCCCCGTACGCCGACATCGCCCACCACTATCCGGGCGACCCCGGCGTCATCGCCGCCATGCTCCTCAACCACGTCCGCCTGCAGCCCGGCGAGGCCCTGTTCCTCGGCGCCGGAATCCCGCACGCCTACCTGAACGGCCTCGGCGTCGAGATCATGGCCAACTCCGACAACGTCCTGCGCTGCGGCCTGACCCCCAAGCACGTCGATGTCCCCGAACTCCTGCGCATCGTCCGCTTCGAGGCGACCGACCCCGGCGTCCTGCGCCCCGAGGCGTCCCCCGACGGCGAGGAGGTCTACGAGACCCCCATCGACGAGTTCCGTCTCTCCCGCTACGTCCTTCCCGAGGCCACCGCCCCGCACGACCTCACCCGCGCCACCCCGCAGATCCTCCTCTGCACGGCCGGTTCCGTCCGCGCGGGCGAACACACGCTCGCCCCCGGTGAGTCGGTCTTCGTACCGGCGGACGATAAGGCACTGGTGTCCGGACCGGGCACCCTGTTCCGCGCCACAGTGGTCGCCTGA
- a CDS encoding SIS domain-containing protein — MLDESLLDTPDALSEADHRGLLRGAAEAGARVRTAISLGIEAGIPGLKPDGRPRALLIAGPGMASAGVADLLGALAGAGSPIIRLHPTGVAPAAGALRWELPGWAGPVDLLLVATADGSEPGLSLLVDQAYRRGSTVVAVAPAGTPVAEAVEGAHGLFVPMATSPYEQEVPLGAAAPGVLWALLTPMLALLDRTGLVAAPPDALQKVADRLDGVAERCGPAIATYSNPAKTLAAELADGLPVIWTEGQAAGPVGRRFAAALAELAGRPSLAAQLPEALASHTVLLSGPLAASADPDDFFRDRVEEPPALHARVVLLRDRPTGGLSAVPAARELALSHDTAISELEPEEGSDLETLAEMIAITDFAAVYLSLASRA, encoded by the coding sequence ATGCTCGACGAATCGCTGCTAGACACCCCCGACGCCCTGTCGGAGGCGGACCACCGCGGCCTGCTCCGCGGCGCCGCCGAGGCCGGCGCACGGGTCCGTACGGCCATCAGCCTCGGCATCGAGGCCGGCATCCCCGGCCTGAAACCGGACGGCCGCCCCCGTGCGCTCCTGATCGCGGGCCCCGGCATGGCCTCCGCGGGCGTCGCCGACCTGCTCGGCGCCCTCGCGGGCGCAGGCAGCCCCATCATCCGTCTCCACCCCACCGGCGTGGCCCCCGCTGCAGGCGCCCTCCGCTGGGAGCTGCCCGGCTGGGCGGGCCCGGTCGACCTCCTCCTGGTCGCCACCGCGGACGGCAGCGAACCCGGCCTGTCGCTCCTCGTCGACCAGGCGTACCGCCGCGGCAGCACGGTCGTCGCCGTCGCCCCGGCCGGCACCCCTGTCGCCGAGGCGGTGGAGGGCGCCCACGGCCTCTTCGTACCGATGGCGACGAGCCCGTACGAGCAGGAGGTGCCCCTCGGCGCGGCCGCCCCCGGCGTGCTGTGGGCGCTGCTCACCCCGATGCTCGCGCTCCTGGACCGCACCGGCCTGGTCGCCGCCCCGCCGGACGCCCTGCAGAAGGTCGCCGACCGCCTCGACGGGGTGGCCGAGCGCTGCGGCCCGGCCATCGCCACGTACAGCAACCCCGCCAAGACGCTCGCCGCCGAGCTCGCCGACGGGCTCCCGGTGATCTGGACCGAGGGCCAGGCCGCGGGCCCGGTGGGCCGCCGTTTCGCGGCCGCGCTCGCCGAACTGGCGGGCCGCCCCTCCCTCGCCGCCCAGTTGCCCGAGGCCCTCGCCTCGCACACGGTGCTGCTGTCCGGCCCACTGGCCGCGAGCGCCGACCCCGACGACTTCTTCCGTGACCGGGTCGAGGAGCCACCCGCCCTCCACGCGCGCGTAGTGCTCCTCCGCGACCGCCCGACGGGCGGTCTGAGCGCCGTACCGGCCGCCCGCGAACTGGCCCTCAGCCACGACACCGCGATCAGCGAGCTGGAACCCGAGGAAGGCAGCGATCTGGAGACGCTCGCGGAGATGATCGCCATCACGGATTTCGCCGCCGTTTACCTGTCGCTCGCTTCCAGAGCCTGA
- a CDS encoding Trm112 family protein: MPLEAGLLEILACPACHAPLTEEETELACTSQDCGLAYPIRDGIPVLLVDEARRSA, translated from the coding sequence ATGCCGCTCGAAGCCGGCCTCCTGGAGATCCTCGCCTGCCCGGCGTGCCACGCCCCACTCACGGAGGAGGAAACGGAGCTGGCCTGCACGAGCCAGGACTGCGGCCTCGCCTACCCGATCCGGGACGGCATCCCCGTACTCCTCGTCGACGAGGCCCGCCGTTCCGCGTGA
- a CDS encoding phosphomannomutase/phosphoglucomutase, whose product MAADLSTIVKAYDVRGVVPDQWDETLAELFGAAFVRVTGADALVTGYDMRPSSPGLSRAFARGAAALGVNVTEIGLCSTDQLYYASGALNLPGAMFTASHNPAQYNGIKMCRAGAAPVGQDTGLAEIRELVEGWSESGAPASAATPGTITQRDTLEDYAAHLRGLVDLTPIRPLKVVVDAGNGMGGHTVPTVFAGLPLDLVPMYFELDGTFPNHEANPLDPANIVDLQKRVREEDADLGIAFDGDADRCFVVDEQGNPISPSAITALVASRELAKHGGKGTVIHNLITSWSVPEVVKENGGTPVRTRVGHSFIKAEMARTGAIFGGEHSAHYYFADFWNADTGMLAALHVLAALGGQDGPLSGLVAQYDRYAGSGEINSTVADQTGRLTAIRSAYEDREDVTLDDLDGLTVSSADWWFNVRPSNTEPLLRLNAEARDETTMAKVRDEVLGIIRA is encoded by the coding sequence GTGGCTGCTGATCTGTCGACGATCGTGAAGGCGTACGACGTACGTGGGGTGGTCCCGGACCAGTGGGACGAGACGCTGGCCGAGCTCTTCGGGGCGGCCTTCGTGCGGGTGACCGGCGCGGATGCCCTTGTGACCGGGTACGACATGCGGCCTTCCTCGCCCGGCCTGTCGCGTGCCTTCGCGCGCGGTGCGGCGGCGCTCGGGGTGAATGTGACCGAGATCGGCCTCTGTTCGACGGACCAGCTGTACTACGCGTCGGGCGCGCTGAACCTGCCCGGCGCGATGTTCACGGCCTCCCACAACCCCGCCCAGTACAACGGCATCAAGATGTGCCGCGCGGGCGCCGCACCCGTCGGTCAGGACACCGGCCTCGCCGAGATCCGCGAACTGGTCGAGGGCTGGAGCGAGTCGGGCGCGCCGGCGTCGGCCGCCACGCCGGGAACGATCACCCAGCGGGACACGTTGGAGGATTACGCGGCGCACCTCCGCGGCCTCGTCGACCTGACCCCCATCCGCCCCCTGAAGGTCGTCGTCGACGCGGGCAACGGCATGGGCGGCCACACGGTCCCGACGGTCTTCGCCGGCCTGCCGCTGGACCTGGTCCCCATGTACTTCGAGCTGGACGGCACGTTCCCGAACCACGAGGCCAACCCCCTCGACCCGGCGAACATCGTCGACCTCCAGAAGCGCGTCCGCGAGGAGGACGCCGACCTCGGCATCGCCTTCGACGGCGACGCCGACCGCTGCTTCGTCGTCGACGAGCAGGGCAACCCGATCTCGCCCTCCGCGATCACCGCCCTGGTCGCCTCCCGCGAGCTCGCCAAGCACGGCGGCAAGGGCACGGTCATCCACAACCTGATCACCTCCTGGTCCGTCCCGGAGGTGGTGAAGGAGAACGGCGGCACGCCGGTGCGCACCCGCGTCGGCCACTCCTTCATCAAGGCCGAGATGGCCAGGACCGGCGCGATCTTCGGCGGCGAACACTCCGCCCACTACTACTTCGCCGACTTCTGGAACGCCGACACGGGCATGCTGGCCGCCCTCCACGTCCTCGCGGCCCTCGGCGGCCAGGACGGCCCCCTCTCCGGCCTCGTGGCCCAGTACGACCGCTACGCCGGCTCCGGCGAGATCAACTCCACGGTCGCCGACCAGACGGGCCGCCTCACCGCGATCCGCTCCGCGTACGAGGACCGGGAGGACGTCACCCTGGACGACCTCGACGGCCTCACGGTCTCTTCCGCCGACTGGTGGTTCAACGTCCGCCCGTCCAACACGGAGCCCCTCCTCCGCCTGAACGCGGAGGCGAGGGACGAGACGACGATGGCGAAGGTCCGCGACGAGGTCCTGGGGATCATCAGGGCCTGA